Part of the Geodermatophilus obscurus DSM 43160 genome is shown below.
AGGCCGAGCAGGCTGTCGCTCTTGCCCTGGATGGCGGCGTCGGTGAGCACCTTGGTCGTCTCCTGGAAGGAGGCGGCCGACAGCCACGACTCGGTCGCGAGCGAGGCCTTGGTGATGCCCATGAGCACCGGGCGCGCCGAGGCCGGCTCGTTGCCCTCGGCGACGACCCGACGGTTCTCGGTCTCGAACAGCGTCCGCTCGACCAGCGCACCGGGGAGGAACTCCGTGGCGCCCGAGTCGATGATGGTCACCCGCTTCAGCATCTGGCGGATGATCACCTCGATGTGCTTGTCGTGGATCGACACGCCCTGGCTGCGGTAGACCTCCTGGACCTCGCGCACCAGGTGCAGCTGCACCTCGCGCGGGCCCATGATCCGCAGCACCTCGTGCGGGTCCACCGCACCCTCGGTGAGCTGCTCGCCGACCTCGACGTGGGCGCCGTCCTCGACCCGCAGCCGCGACCGGCGCGACAGCTTGTCGTAGACGACCTCGTCGGAGCCGTCGTCCGGGGTGATCGTGAGCTTGCGGAACTGCTCGCCGTCCTCGATGCGGACAGTGCCGGCCAGCTCGGCGATCGGGGCCTTGCCCTTGGGGACGCGGGCCTCGAAGAGCTCCACCACACGCGGCAGACCGTGGGTGATGTCCTCACCCGCGACACCACCGGTGTGGAAGGTGCGCATCGTCAACTGGGTGCCGGGCTCACCGATCGACTGGGCGGCGATGATGCCGACCGCCTCGCCGACGTCCACCAGCTTGCCGGTCGCGAGCGACCGGCCGTAGCAGGTGGCGCAGGTGCCGAGCAGCGACTCGCAGGTCAGGACGCAGCGGACCTTGACCTCCGAGACACCGGCGTCCACCAGCGCCTGGATGAGCACGTCACCCAGGTCGGAGTTCGCCTGCGCGATCAGCGTGCCGTCCTCGGCCACCACGTCGGTGGCCAGGGCACGGGCGTAGACGCTGGTCTCCGCGTGCGGGTCACGGGTGAGCACGCCGTCGACCGAGGTCGCGATCGGCATGATCACGCCGCGCTCGGTGCCGCAGTCCTCCTCGCGGATGATGACGTCCTGGGAGACGTCGACCAGCCGGCGGGTGAGGTACCCGGAGTCCGCGGTGCGGAGCGCCGTGTCCGCCAGGCCCTTGCGGGCACCGTGCGTGGAGATGAAGTACTCCAGCACGGACAGACCCTCCCGGAAGTTGGCCTTGATCGGCCGCGGGATGATCTCGCCCTTCGGGTTGGCCACCAGGCCGCGCATACCGGCGATCTGGCTGATCTGCATCATGTTGCCTCGGGCGCCCGAGTTGACCATGACCCAGACCGGGTTGGTGGTCGGGAAGTTGTCCACCATCGCCTGGCTGACCTCGGCCCGCGCGCGGGTCCAGATCTCGATCAGCTCGCCACGACGCTCGGCGTCGGTGATGACGCCGCGCTCGTACTGGCGCTCGATCTGCCGGGCCTCGGCCTCGTGCCGATCGAGGATCTCCTGCTTGGCCGGCGGGGTCACGACGTCGTCGATGGCGATCGTGACGCCCGAGCGGGTGGCCCAGCGGAAGCCGGCGGACTTGAGGGCGTCCAGCGTCGCCGCGACCTGCACCTTGGGGTAGCGCTCGGCGAGGTCGTTGACGATCGCCCCGAGCTCCTTCTTCGGCACCTGGTAGTTGACGAAGCGGTAGTCCTCGGGCAGGGCCTCGTTGAACAGCACCCGGCCGAGGCTGGTCCGGACCAGCGCCGGCTGACCGGGAGCCCAGTCCTCCGGCTGCTCCCACGGCTCGTTGACCTTGCCGTTGTCGACGCCGAACACCTCGTCGAGGCGGATGAGCGCCCGCTCCTGCAGACCCAGCGCGCCCTTGTCGAACGCCATGATCGCCTCGGCGGTCGAGCCGTAGGCCGCCGGCTGACCGCCGTCGGCCTCGTGCCGGCTGGGCACCAGGGTGGTCAGGTGGTACAGGCCCAGCACCATGTCCTGGGTCGGCGCGGTGATCGGACGACCGTCGGCCGGGCTCAGGATGTTGTTGCTGGACAGCATCAGGATCCGGGCCTCGGCCTGCGCCTCGGCCGACAGCGGCAGGTGCACCGCCATCTGGTCACCGTCGAAGTCCGCGTTGAACGCGGTGCAGACGAGCGGGTGGATCTGGATGGCCTTGCCCTCGACCAGCTGCGGCTCGAAGGCCTGGATGCCCAGACGGTGCAGCGTCGGCGCCCGGTTCAGCAGCACCGGGTGCTCGGTGATGACCTCCTCGAGCACGTCCCACACGACCGGCCGCGCGCGCTCCACCATCCGCTTGGCGGACTTGATGTTCTGCGCGTGGTTGAGGTCGACCAGCCGCTTCATGACGAAGGGCTTGAACAGCTCCAGGGCCATCTGCTTGGGCAGGCCGCACTGGTGCAGCTTCAGCTGCGGGCCGACGACGATGACCGAACGGCCGGAGTAGTCGACGCGCTTGCCGAGCAGGTTCTGGCGGAACCGGCCCTGCTTGCCCTTGAGCAGGTCGCTCAGGGACTTGAGGGGACGGTTGCCCGGGCCGGTGACCGGCCGGCCGCGGCGGCCGTTGTCGAACAGCGCGTCCACGGACTCCTGGAGCATCCGCTTCTCGTTGTTCACGATGATCTCGGGGGCCCCGAGGTCCAGCAGACGCTTCAGCCGGTTGTTCCGGTTGATCACGCGGCGGTACAGGTCGTTCATGTCGCTGGTCGCGAAGCGGCCACCGTCGAGCTGCACCATCGGGCGCAGGTCCGGCGGGATGACCGGCACGCAGTCGAGCACCATGCCCATGGGCGAGTTGCGCGTCTGCAGGAACGCCGCGACGACCTTCAGCCGCTTGAGGGCCCGCAGCTTGCGCTGGCCCTTGCCGCTGCGGATGGTCTCGCGCAGCGAGGCGGCCTCGGCGTCGAGGTCGAAGTCGGCGAGCAGCTTCTGCAGCGCCGCGGCACCCATGCCGCCCTCGAAGTACTCACCGAAGCGGTCGCGCAGCTCGCGGTAGAGGCCCTCGTCGGCGATGAGCTGCTTGACCTCGAGCTTGCGGAAGGTGTCGAGCACCTCCTCGAGGCGGTCGATCTCCCGCTGAGCGCGGTCGCGCAGCTGGCGCATCTCGCGCTCGCCGCCCTCGCGCACCTTGCGGCGGACGTCGGACTTGGCGCCCTCGGCCTCGAGCTCGGCGAGGTCGGCCTCCAGCTTCTGCTGGCGGGCCTCCACGTCGGCGTCGCGGCGGCTCTCGAGGTTGTGCTTCTCCGCGCTGATCTCGGCCTCGATGGTCGGGAGGTCGCGGTGACGCGTCTCGTCGTCGACCGAGGTGATCAGGTAGGCCGCGAAGTAGATGATCTTCTCGAGGTCCTTGGGCGCCAGGTCGAGCAGGTAGCCCAGGCGCGAGGGGACGCCCTTGAAGAACCAGATGTGGGTGACCGGCGCAGCCAGCTCGATGTGGCCCATCCGCTCACGCCGCACCTTGGCGCGGGTCACCTCGACGCCGCAGCGCTCACAGATGATGCCCTTGAAGCGGACGCGCTTGTACTTGCCGCAGTAGCACTCCCAGTCCCGCGTGGGACCGAAGATCTTCTCGCAGAAGAGACCGTCCTTCTCCGGACGCAGCGTCCGGTAGTTGATGGTCTCGGGCTTCTTCACCTCACCGTGCGACCACTGACGGATGTCGTCGCCGCTGGCAAGACCGATGCGGAGC
Proteins encoded:
- a CDS encoding DNA-directed RNA polymerase subunit beta', which codes for MLDVNFFDELRIGLASGDDIRQWSHGEVKKPETINYRTLRPEKDGLFCEKIFGPTRDWECYCGKYKRVRFKGIICERCGVEVTRAKVRRERMGHIELAAPVTHIWFFKGVPSRLGYLLDLAPKDLEKIIYFAAYLITSVDDETRHRDLPTIEAEISAEKHNLESRRDADVEARQQKLEADLAELEAEGAKSDVRRKVREGGEREMRQLRDRAQREIDRLEEVLDTFRKLEVKQLIADEGLYRELRDRFGEYFEGGMGAAALQKLLADFDLDAEAASLRETIRSGKGQRKLRALKRLKVVAAFLQTRNSPMGMVLDCVPVIPPDLRPMVQLDGGRFATSDMNDLYRRVINRNNRLKRLLDLGAPEIIVNNEKRMLQESVDALFDNGRRGRPVTGPGNRPLKSLSDLLKGKQGRFRQNLLGKRVDYSGRSVIVVGPQLKLHQCGLPKQMALELFKPFVMKRLVDLNHAQNIKSAKRMVERARPVVWDVLEEVITEHPVLLNRAPTLHRLGIQAFEPQLVEGKAIQIHPLVCTAFNADFDGDQMAVHLPLSAEAQAEARILMLSSNNILSPADGRPITAPTQDMVLGLYHLTTLVPSRHEADGGQPAAYGSTAEAIMAFDKGALGLQERALIRLDEVFGVDNGKVNEPWEQPEDWAPGQPALVRTSLGRVLFNEALPEDYRFVNYQVPKKELGAIVNDLAERYPKVQVAATLDALKSAGFRWATRSGVTIAIDDVVTPPAKQEILDRHEAEARQIERQYERGVITDAERRGELIEIWTRARAEVSQAMVDNFPTTNPVWVMVNSGARGNMMQISQIAGMRGLVANPKGEIIPRPIKANFREGLSVLEYFISTHGARKGLADTALRTADSGYLTRRLVDVSQDVIIREEDCGTERGVIMPIATSVDGVLTRDPHAETSVYARALATDVVAEDGTLIAQANSDLGDVLIQALVDAGVSEVKVRCVLTCESLLGTCATCYGRSLATGKLVDVGEAVGIIAAQSIGEPGTQLTMRTFHTGGVAGEDITHGLPRVVELFEARVPKGKAPIAELAGTVRIEDGEQFRKLTITPDDGSDEVVYDKLSRRSRLRVEDGAHVEVGEQLTEGAVDPHEVLRIMGPREVQLHLVREVQEVYRSQGVSIHDKHIEVIIRQMLKRVTIIDSGATEFLPGALVERTLFETENRRVVAEGNEPASARPVLMGITKASLATESWLSAASFQETTKVLTDAAIQGKSDSLLGLKENVIIGKLIPAGTGISRYRNITVEPTEEARAAVYTMAGYDDGQYYSPDVFGQGSGEAVRLEEYDWRG